In the genome of Bacillus thuringiensis, the window TGGAAGAAGTGAATAAAGCTGTATTTGACGGGGCAAAAGATGCAGTAACGATTTGTATAGGACTTATTAGTGTTTTAGTATTTTGGCTTGGTTTAATGAAAATTGCAGAGGAAGCGGGACTGTTAAAAAAGTTAGTTACACTTTTTATGCCGATAGTAAAGAGGTTGTTTCCAGAAATACCGAAGGATCATCCGTCCATGGGATTTATTTTATCCAATATGATGGCAAACTTTTTTGGTCTAGGTAATGCAGCAACTCCTCTTGGTATTAAAGCGATGGAACAACTAAAAGAGTTAAATGGAGGAAAGGATTCGGCGAGCCGTTCTATGGTGACGTTTCTAGCATTAAATACATCGGCTATTACATTAATTCCTACGACAGTCATTTCAATTCGAATGACGTATGAATCAGCGAATCCTACTGAAATTGTTGGGGTAACTTTTATTGCACAAGTACTTTCTATGATTGGAGCAATTTGGATTGACCGCTATTTTTACCGAAGAAGGAGTAGAAAGGGGCGGAAAAAATGAGTATTGTAAATACAATTTCCTTATGGGTAATCCCTTGTGTAATTGGTTTTATCCTTTTATATGGGACGATAAAGAAAGTGCCGACGTATGAATCGTTCGTTGAGGGAGGAAAAGAAGGGATTCAAATTGCAATTTCCATTTTACCGTTTATGGTTGGAATGCTTGTGTCTATTTCTATATTCCGATCGTCAGGTGCGCTAGATGCAATGATATCAGTAATGAAGCCAATGTTAGATTTAATTCATGTTCCAGCAGAAATCGTTCCATTAGCACTAATACGCCCTATTTCTGGCTCTGCTGGTCTAAGTATTACGACTGATTTAATTGCCACATATGGGCCAGATTCATTCATTGGGAGATTAGCTTCTACGATGCAAGGGAGTACAGATACGACTTTTTATATTTTAACAGTATACTTTGGAGCTGTTGGTATTAGAAAAATGGGAGATGCATTAAAAGTAGGTCTTTTTGCAGATTTAATCGGAATTATTTGCTCGATTGTCTTTGTTTCTCTATTGTTTCAGTAAAGCTATTCATTTTTTATGCTATTTCGCGTATAATACGTATACGACCACTATTAAGGTGTAGCTTAATAGTGGTTTTTTTATGCAGTATTTTTGACAAAATGATGAACTTTTATTGTGAGAAATATGAAAAATATGGACAATAATAAAGGATAAAAACATGATTTGACCTTTATATGTTTATTATCATCGCTATGTTGTTTAAGTGAGATGGAGCGAATAACCGTAAAGCGTATGCGGTTGCCAAGTCTTTCTAATGTAAGGTAAGATAAATTCGAGGTGAAAAAAAGAAATGGAACGATTACAAAAAGTGATTGCGCAAGCAGGTATTGCATCGAGAAGAAAGGCTGAGGAATTAATTCAGCAAGGAAAAGTAAAAGTTAACGGAAAAATAGTGAAAGAGTTAGGAACAAAAGTAACTCCTCAAGATAAAGTAGAAGTAAATAACATCCCTCTTGAAAAAGAAGAACCTGTTTATTTTTTACTATATAAACCAACTGGTGTAATTTCAAGTGTATCAGATGATAAAGGTAGAAATGTTGTAACAGACTTTTTCCCTGAAATTACACAACGCTTATTCCCAATCGGACGTCTAGATTATGATACGTCAGGAGTATTATTAATGACAAACGACGGGGACTTCGCAAATATATTAATGCATCCTAAATATAAAGTTGAAAAAACGTATGTTGCAAAAATAAAAGGTCCACTAACAGGTGAGAAAATTCGTATGTTAGAACGCGGTGTTGCACTAGAAGATGGTAAAACAGCACCAGCACATGTGAAAATCATTTCTTGGGACAAGCGTAAAGAGATGGCTATTGTACAATTAACAATTCATGAAGGACGTAATCGTCAAGTGCGTCGTATGTTTGAAGCGTTAGACTGTAAAGTAGTGAAATTAAAACGTGAACGTTATGCTTTCTTAGAAGTAGGAAGCCTGCGACCTGGTGATGCGAGAGAATTGACACCACATGAGGTGAAACAATTACGCGCGCTTGCTTCTACAAAGCCAAGATAAGCTATAGAGTTAAAAATTCACCAGTGGAGTGCTCTGCTGGTGATTTATTCAATACAACATTTACAGAAGATAATACATAACATTTACCGAGGAGAGGAGAGGTAATATGAAGAAAAATCGCTTATTATTTCGCGTTATTATTCTACTCATTTTATGTGGTGCTGTAGGATTTACCCTTTATCAAGGATTCTTTGCTAATAAAGAGAAAATGCAAATCGGAAAAGAAGCACCTAACTTTGTTGTGACGGATTTAGAAGGGAAGAAAATTGAACTAAAAGATTTAAAGGGGAAAGGTGTATTTTTAAACTTTTGGGGCACGTGGTGTAAACCTTGTGAAAAAGAAATGCCTTATATGAATGAGTTATATCCAAAGTATAAAGAAAAAGGCGTTGAAATCATAGCGTTAGATGCAGATGAAACGGATATTGCAGTAAAGAACTTTGTGAACCAATATGATTTGAAATTCCCAGTTGCAATTGATAAAGGACAAAAGATTATAGGAACATATGGAGTAGGTCCATTACCGACAAGCTTTTTGATTGATAAAGATGGAAAAGTAATGGAGCAAATTATAGGTGAACAAACGAAAGAACAGTTAGAAGGGTATTTAAAGAAAATTACTCCGTAATAAAGAAAGCCTTTACATAAGAGGTGCGTGTCTATAGTGCCTCTGGTTTAAAAATTCTGAGTATTGCGGTAACTCGAGGTTAGAATATACAATAGTACATATAGATACAGGGGCGGTGAGAGTGTTGAAAGAAATTAAGTGTGAATGTGGACATGTTAATCCGATAGGAACCGTTTTTTGTGAAGCTTGCGGGAAACCATTTGAAAGCAATGAAAATGCAAAACTATTGGATATGCGCTATGAGGGGAGTGCACGGAGATCTCTCACGCAAACAAAAACGATAGTCGATAAAATTTGGAGCTTTTTCTCTTCTGTAAAAGTGGGTGTATGGCTAATCGTTATAACTTTAGCTGCATCAGCGATAGGAACTATTTTTCCGCAAGAAATGTACATAACTCCAGGGATTGCACCAGCTGAATATTATAAACAAGAATACGGATTTTTAGGACAATTATACTATCAATTAGGATTTAATAATTTATACGGTTCATGGTGGTATATGATTTTGATTGCTTCTATCGGTATTTCACTTGTGATATGTAGTTTAGACCGCGTTATTCCGCTTTATAAAGCTTTAAAAAAGCAAGGCGTAAAAAGACATCCTAGCTTTTTAAAGAGACAGAGAATATATGGGACTGGTACACCGCAAGATGGTGACCTGGAAACAGTGCAAAAGAATTTAAAGAAAAGAAACTATAATGTGAAAGTGGAAGACGGAAACGTTTTAGCAGAAAAGGGACGCTTCTCGCGTTGGGGTCCATATGTAAATCATATCGGTCTTATTATCTTTTTATTCGGTGCGATGCTTCGTTTTTTACCGAGTATGTACGTAGACGAAGCACTTTGGTTACGTGATGGTGAAACGAAAGAAATACCAGGGACGGATGGACAATACTACTTAAAAAACGAGAAATTTATAAAAGAAGTTTATGATAAAAGTAAGGATAAGGAAGTTTTTGAGGAAGCGATTGATCGTGTAGGCGATAAAATGATTGCGAAAAACTTCCAAACGAATGCTGTATTATATAAAGCTGTGGGTGAAAATATAGCAGGGCAAAAACCAAAGTTGGAAAAAGTAAAAGAAGCGGAAATTCGAGTGAATGAACCACTGAAATTTGATCAATTTGCAGTGTATCAAGTGGATTATAAAGAAAGTGAATTTAAAAGTATGTCCTTCAACTTGCAAAATAAAGAAAATAATCAAAAATGGGGACCGATTAAAGTAGATTTAACGAATCCTAAGGAAAAATATGATTTAGGAAATGGTTATTCTCTAGAACTATTAAGCTATTTTCCTGATTTTTATTTCGATGAGAATGGAAAACCAAATACAAAAACGAAATTACCGAACAATCCTGCATTTGTATTTAAAATGTTTACACCTGAAACACCAGATGGTGAAGTGAGTTTTGTTGGTATTCAGCAAAATATAGAACCTGATGGAAACAACAAATATAAAATGTCGTTTGCAGGTGTTGAAATGCAAAATGCAACAGCACTTACTGTAAGAAAAGATTTAACGCTTTGGATTCTCGGTATTGGAGGATTTATATTTATGGTTGGTGTCATTCAAGGTATGTATTGGAATCATCGCCGTATTTGGATACAACGGGTTAATGATGAATGGTGGATTGCAGGGCATACGAATAAAAATTGGTTCGGTTTAAAGAAAGATATTGAAAGAGTAATAGAAGGTACAGCAATTCCACAGCCAAATGATAAAGTAATTGATAAAAAAATTAGTTAAGGTGGGGAAACGATATGGTGCAAATAAGTAGTAACTTTCTCTTTACCGCATTTATTTTATATTTAATTGCGACTCTATTTTTTGGGGGAGCCATTAAAGAAAAGGGTCATAAATGGGCAAATATAGGAATAACAATTACAATTTTAGGGTTTATAGCACAAACAGTATATTTTGTTACAAGGTGGATTGCATCAGGGCATGCGCCAGTTAGTAACTTTTTTGAATTCGGTACATTTTTCGGCATGATGCTTGTAGGAGCATTTATTGTAATGTATTTTATGTACCGCGTAAGTATAATCGGACTATTTGCATTACCAGTTGCGCTTTTATTAATTGCCTATGCAAGTATGTTTCCGAGGGAAATATCTCCGCTTATTCCATCATTAAAAAGTAATTGGTTACATATTCACGTGACGACTGCAGCAGCAGGACAAGCAATTTTAGCGATTAGTTTTATTACGGGCGTTATGTATTTATTGAAAAATGTAGATCAATCAACGAGAAGTAAACGGACATTTTGGCTAGAGATGGTAGTATTTACACTTGTTTGTACAGTTGGATTTATTGGAGTAACAACGGTATTTTCTAGTATGAAATATGAAGCGAAGTTTCAATGGATTGATAAAAATGAACAACAACTGGAAATGAAGTATAATCTTCCGGCTTTAGTTGGACCGCATGAAGGGAAGTTACTGACAGAAAATAAATTAGAACCGGCAGTTGAAGTTCCAGCGATTGTAAATGCGAAAAAATTAAATACTGTTATTTGGTCAGTGTTAGTTGGAACATTACTTTATGTTGTATTAAGACTTGTTTTACGGAAGCGAGTATCGGCGGCACTTCAGCCGTTAGTAAAGAATACGAATAGTGATTTACTAGATGAAATCGGATATCGATCTATTGCAATTGGATTCCCAGTTTTCACATTAGGGGCGTTAATTTTTGCAATGATTTGGGCTCAAATAGCGTGGACGCGTTTTTGGGGCTGGGATCCGAAAGAGGTTTGGGCACTTATAACGTGGCTCTTTTATGCTGCAGTACTACATTTACGATTATCTAAAGGGTGGCATGGAGAGAAATCAGCTTGGCTTGCAGTAATTGGTTTTGCAATTATTATGTTTAATTTTATTGTAGTAAACTTAATTATTGCCGGTTTACATTCATATGCGTAGAGAAATAAAATAGGAGAGTGCATGTCACTTTCCTATTTTATTTTTGTCAACTTTTCTTCTTTTTTGAGAAAAACATGACAAAGTAGCGGTTGATTTTGTAAAATGATGTCGAGGACATTATATACTGTTCAAAAAAAATACATAGTTTTGGAAAAAAATCGAACAAAATTTATTATTCTTGTGAAGCATAATATGGGAAGTGAAACATTTAGAAGATTGCTTAAATAAACGAGAATAGCGCAACATAATAGTAAAGAAGGGTAGGTGTGAACCGCTGAGGTGAGAGTACGCAGCGGGTAGAGATGGAAAATGAATCAAGAATTTTAATTGTAGATGATGAGGATCGTATTCGTCGTTTATTGAAAATGTACTTAGAAAGAGAACAATACACAATTGAAGAAGCAGATAATGGTGATACAGCTTTAGAAATGGCGTTGCAAAATGATTACGATTTAATCTTATTAGATCTTATGATGCCTGGTAAAGATGGCATTGAAGTATGTAGAGGGGTTCGTGAGAAGAAAGCGACACCAATTATTATGCTGACAGCAAAAGGTGAAGAAGTAAATAGAGTACAAGGATTTGAAGTTGGAACAGATGATTATATTGTAAAGCCATTTAGTCCACGTGAGGTCGTGCTACGTGTGAAAGCGGTATTACGTCGTGCTGTACCAACAACATTTTTTACACAAGATACAACAACAAAAGATGTTACTGTATTCCCGCACTTAACAATTGATAATGATGCACACCGTGTTACTGCAGATGGTAATGAAGTAAACTTAACGCCGAAAGAATATGAGTTACTATTATTTTTAGCGAAAGCTCCTGATAAAGTATTCGATCGTGAGCAACTGTTAAAAGAAGTATGGCAATATGAATTCTTCGGAGATTTACGTACAGTTGATACACATGTAAAGCGTTTACGTGAGAAGTTAAGCAAAAAATCACCAGATGCAGCGAAAATGATTGTTACTGTTTGGGGTGTAGGTTACAAATTCGAGGTTGTGAACGACTGATGCTTTGGAGAAGTGTAGTAGGGAAGTTATGGATGACCATATTACTTCTCGTTTCGTTTGTTCTTGGATTTGTTGCGATTTTACTTTCACAGTTTTTTAGAACGTATTATGTTGATATGAGTGAAGCTAGGCTTCAAAAAGTCGCAACAAGTGTTTCGGAGTTAATTGAAGAAGGTGCCGATGTAAAAACGATTGAGAATATCGCGTACAAATTCTCTGATCCACTTTCAAGGATTATTATTGTAGAAGATGGTAAGGAAATCTCTTCTTCACCGAAACAAGAAGGGTTAGTCACCCTTACAATGGATGATTTAAAAGAAGATAAAGAATTAGCTGCTGTTTTTACGGACAAAAAAGAAATTAAAAATAACGTTAGAAAAGCGTCTAATAGTAGGAAGAATAAAAACACCGAAAATGATATTATGATCGTAGGAAAACCAGTGCAATCAAAAAATCAAAGTGCAGTGTTCGTATATGAATCTTTACAAGTACCGATACAAGGTATGGAAAGAACGACTGATTTTATTTTCTTATCGGCTGGAATTGCGATTATATTAACAACTTTCTTTGCGTTCTTCTTATCTACTCGGATTACAGCGCCGCTTCGTAAAATGCGTGAGGTTGCTTTTGAAGTGTCACGTGGTAAGTTTGATGCAAAGGCTCCTATGGTATCTCAGGATGAGATTGGTGAGCTTGCAACGGCCTTAAATCAAATGGGAAAACAGTTGAAGTTCAATATGAACGCCTTGCAACAAGAAAAAGAGCAGTTAGCAAGTATTTTGAGTAGTATGGCAGATGGGGTTATTACGTTAAATCAAGAAGGTGAAGTTGTAGTAATCAATCCGCCGGCCGAACATTTCTTACAAGTTTGGCAAGAAGAAAAAGAGATAGAGCTAAGTAAAAAACTACCTTCTGAACTTGTGGAACTATTCCATCTCGTTGTAGAAAGCGAACAACAACAAGTTGTTGAAATTAATTTACAAAAAGGGAACTATGTAGTTCTTATGACGCCGCTTTACAATCAAACGAAAATTCGTGGAGCTGTAGCAGTACTGCGAGATATGACGGAAGAACGTCGTCTTGAAAAGATGCGTCAAGACTTTATTGCGAATGTATCGCATGAACTTCGTACACCAATGGTAATGCTACAAGGGTATAGTGAAGCGATTTTAGATGATATTGTGCAAACGAAAGAGGAAATTGATGAGTTTGTTCAAATTATTTATGATGAATCTGTTCGTTTAGGTAAACTTGTAAATGAATTGTTAGATTTAGCTCGTATGGAAAGCGGTCATGTAGAGTTACATATTGGTGAAGTGGATATACATCCGTTTGTTGAAAAAATTGGTCGTAAATTCCAAGGGATTGCAAAGGATAAAGAAGTTGAACTAACAGTTGATTTCCGAAATCCGATCGAAGAATATGCGTTTGATGCAGATCGGATGGAACAAGTGTTGACGAACTTGATTGATAACGCAATTCGTCATACGAATGCGGGTGGACATG includes:
- the resE gene encoding sensor histidine kinase ResE translates to MLWRSVVGKLWMTILLLVSFVLGFVAILLSQFFRTYYVDMSEARLQKVATSVSELIEEGADVKTIENIAYKFSDPLSRIIIVEDGKEISSSPKQEGLVTLTMDDLKEDKELAAVFTDKKEIKNNVRKASNSRKNKNTENDIMIVGKPVQSKNQSAVFVYESLQVPIQGMERTTDFIFLSAGIAIILTTFFAFFLSTRITAPLRKMREVAFEVSRGKFDAKAPMVSQDEIGELATALNQMGKQLKFNMNALQQEKEQLASILSSMADGVITLNQEGEVVVINPPAEHFLQVWQEEKEIELSKKLPSELVELFHLVVESEQQQVVEINLQKGNYVVLMTPLYNQTKIRGAVAVLRDMTEERRLEKMRQDFIANVSHELRTPMVMLQGYSEAILDDIVQTKEEIDEFVQIIYDESVRLGKLVNELLDLARMESGHVELHIGEVDIHPFVEKIGRKFQGIAKDKEVELTVDFRNPIEEYAFDADRMEQVLTNLIDNAIRHTNAGGHVTLVIDTKNNDLIFEVQDSGAGIPEEDIPFLFDRFYKADKARTRGKKGGTGLGLAIAKNIVQGHDGKISVSSIVGEGTTFSVYLPNRII
- the resB gene encoding cytochrome c biogenesis protein ResB gives rise to the protein MLKEIKCECGHVNPIGTVFCEACGKPFESNENAKLLDMRYEGSARRSLTQTKTIVDKIWSFFSSVKVGVWLIVITLAASAIGTIFPQEMYITPGIAPAEYYKQEYGFLGQLYYQLGFNNLYGSWWYMILIASIGISLVICSLDRVIPLYKALKKQGVKRHPSFLKRQRIYGTGTPQDGDLETVQKNLKKRNYNVKVEDGNVLAEKGRFSRWGPYVNHIGLIIFLFGAMLRFLPSMYVDEALWLRDGETKEIPGTDGQYYLKNEKFIKEVYDKSKDKEVFEEAIDRVGDKMIAKNFQTNAVLYKAVGENIAGQKPKLEKVKEAEIRVNEPLKFDQFAVYQVDYKESEFKSMSFNLQNKENNQKWGPIKVDLTNPKEKYDLGNGYSLELLSYFPDFYFDENGKPNTKTKLPNNPAFVFKMFTPETPDGEVSFVGIQQNIEPDGNNKYKMSFAGVEMQNATALTVRKDLTLWILGIGGFIFMVGVIQGMYWNHRRIWIQRVNDEWWIAGHTNKNWFGLKKDIERVIEGTAIPQPNDKVIDKKIS
- the spmB gene encoding spore maturation protein SpmB; this translates as MSIVNTISLWVIPCVIGFILLYGTIKKVPTYESFVEGGKEGIQIAISILPFMVGMLVSISIFRSSGALDAMISVMKPMLDLIHVPAEIVPLALIRPISGSAGLSITTDLIATYGPDSFIGRLASTMQGSTDTTFYILTVYFGAVGIRKMGDALKVGLFADLIGIICSIVFVSLLFQ
- the rluB gene encoding 23S rRNA pseudouridine(2605) synthase RluB — encoded protein: MERLQKVIAQAGIASRRKAEELIQQGKVKVNGKIVKELGTKVTPQDKVEVNNIPLEKEEPVYFLLYKPTGVISSVSDDKGRNVVTDFFPEITQRLFPIGRLDYDTSGVLLMTNDGDFANILMHPKYKVEKTYVAKIKGPLTGEKIRMLERGVALEDGKTAPAHVKIISWDKRKEMAIVQLTIHEGRNRQVRRMFEALDCKVVKLKRERYAFLEVGSLRPGDARELTPHEVKQLRALASTKPR
- the spmA gene encoding spore maturation protein SpmA is translated as MVNLVWVAMAVIGIVYAMINGTMEEVNKAVFDGAKDAVTICIGLISVLVFWLGLMKIAEEAGLLKKLVTLFMPIVKRLFPEIPKDHPSMGFILSNMMANFFGLGNAATPLGIKAMEQLKELNGGKDSASRSMVTFLALNTSAITLIPTTVISIRMTYESANPTEIVGVTFIAQVLSMIGAIWIDRYFYRRRSRKGRKK
- the resD gene encoding DNA-binding response regulator ResD, which encodes MENESRILIVDDEDRIRRLLKMYLEREQYTIEEADNGDTALEMALQNDYDLILLDLMMPGKDGIEVCRGVREKKATPIIMLTAKGEEVNRVQGFEVGTDDYIVKPFSPREVVLRVKAVLRRAVPTTFFTQDTTTKDVTVFPHLTIDNDAHRVTADGNEVNLTPKEYELLLFLAKAPDKVFDREQLLKEVWQYEFFGDLRTVDTHVKRLREKLSKKSPDAAKMIVTVWGVGYKFEVVND
- the resC gene encoding cytochrome c biogenesis protein ResC, with the protein product MVQISSNFLFTAFILYLIATLFFGGAIKEKGHKWANIGITITILGFIAQTVYFVTRWIASGHAPVSNFFEFGTFFGMMLVGAFIVMYFMYRVSIIGLFALPVALLLIAYASMFPREISPLIPSLKSNWLHIHVTTAAAGQAILAISFITGVMYLLKNVDQSTRSKRTFWLEMVVFTLVCTVGFIGVTTVFSSMKYEAKFQWIDKNEQQLEMKYNLPALVGPHEGKLLTENKLEPAVEVPAIVNAKKLNTVIWSVLVGTLLYVVLRLVLRKRVSAALQPLVKNTNSDLLDEIGYRSIAIGFPVFTLGALIFAMIWAQIAWTRFWGWDPKEVWALITWLFYAAVLHLRLSKGWHGEKSAWLAVIGFAIIMFNFIVVNLIIAGLHSYA
- the resA gene encoding thiol-disulfide oxidoreductase ResA, with the protein product MKKNRLLFRVIILLILCGAVGFTLYQGFFANKEKMQIGKEAPNFVVTDLEGKKIELKDLKGKGVFLNFWGTWCKPCEKEMPYMNELYPKYKEKGVEIIALDADETDIAVKNFVNQYDLKFPVAIDKGQKIIGTYGVGPLPTSFLIDKDGKVMEQIIGEQTKEQLEGYLKKITP